A genomic region of Micromonospora sp. NBRC 110009 contains the following coding sequences:
- a CDS encoding TMEM175 family protein: MDRDASRVEAISDGIFAVVLTVMAVELLQHGPARASGKALPDALTQAWPSYVAYVITFAIVGNIWLAHHNMWRYVARVDQALLVFNLLMLLFVAAIPFTADLLSDNLRAGATEQRLTAALYGGALLGETLFFNLSWWWARRHGLLNPDLDPRLARAVMLRMLLRPIVYLIAFAFVFVDPFLSLLVYLASIGLFLIRGPGNLPKAARPEADRRG, translated from the coding sequence ATGGACCGGGATGCCTCCCGGGTGGAGGCGATCAGCGACGGGATCTTCGCGGTCGTGCTGACGGTGATGGCCGTCGAGCTGCTCCAGCACGGCCCGGCCCGGGCGAGCGGGAAGGCCCTTCCCGACGCCCTGACCCAGGCCTGGCCGTCCTACGTGGCGTACGTGATCACCTTCGCGATCGTCGGCAACATCTGGCTGGCCCACCACAACATGTGGCGGTACGTGGCCCGGGTCGACCAGGCGCTGCTGGTGTTCAACCTGCTCATGTTGCTCTTCGTCGCCGCGATCCCGTTCACCGCCGACCTGCTGTCGGACAACCTGCGCGCTGGCGCGACCGAGCAGCGGCTCACTGCCGCCCTCTACGGCGGCGCCCTGCTCGGTGAAACGCTGTTCTTCAACCTCAGCTGGTGGTGGGCCCGCCGGCACGGGCTGCTCAACCCCGACCTGGATCCGCGGTTGGCCCGGGCGGTCATGCTGCGGATGCTGCTCCGCCCGATCGTCTACCTCATCGCCTTCGCCTTCGTCTTCGTCGACCCGTTCCTCAGCCTGCTGGTCTACCTCGCGTCCATCGGTCTCTTTCTCATCCGCGGCCCCGGCAACCTCCCCAAGGCCGCCCGCCCCGAAGCGGACCGCCGGGGTTAG
- a CDS encoding Rieske 2Fe-2S domain-containing protein: MRVTGTGHASMRIDTAAGSILCDPWVNPAYFASWFPFPDNSLLDWETLGQVDYLYVSHLHRDHFDAKHLRDFVSKDATVLLPEFPTSEMEDEFRALGFTKFLKAPNEQVVELPGGLKIMIQALTSPTDGPIGDSSLWVEYDGVRLLNQNDARPTDLSVFAELGHVHAHMLQFSGAIWYPMVYELPQAAKTAFGKQKRERQFDRTWRYIDDLKADSVFPIAGPPCFLDDALWQFNDIFGDEGNIFPDQSVFLAEYAKVGGTNGIVLLPGSVAEVTTEGTTTTHPVPVEEFFADKVAHLEEMRERKRPIIEAEKASWRHPEVDLLGELKRRIEPLLDESIYLAKGVGGPVRFDLVGYDGESVESIVVDFPGKEVRPYADEKVRYRFRTERALVEHLLHIGEVDWVNSLFLSCRFSAARIGQYNEFVYAFFKCLSEERLQYAEGWYDEHERAVDAEDITLDGWVVQRRCPHLKADLSRFGIVEGDQLTCQLHGWRFDLASGRCLTSVGHKIRAHRADADTPAPAGEALS; encoded by the coding sequence GTGCGAGTGACCGGTACGGGACATGCCAGCATGCGGATCGACACGGCCGCGGGCAGCATCCTGTGCGACCCGTGGGTCAATCCCGCCTACTTCGCCTCCTGGTTCCCCTTCCCGGACAACTCCCTGCTCGACTGGGAGACCCTGGGCCAGGTCGACTACCTGTACGTGTCGCACCTGCACCGGGACCACTTCGACGCGAAGCACCTGCGGGACTTCGTGTCCAAGGATGCCACCGTCCTGCTCCCCGAGTTCCCGACCTCGGAGATGGAGGACGAGTTCCGGGCGCTGGGCTTCACCAAGTTCCTCAAGGCACCGAACGAGCAGGTCGTAGAGCTGCCCGGCGGTCTGAAGATCATGATCCAGGCGCTGACCAGCCCGACCGACGGTCCGATCGGTGACTCCTCGCTCTGGGTGGAGTACGACGGGGTCCGGCTGCTCAACCAGAACGACGCCCGCCCGACCGACCTGAGCGTCTTCGCCGAGCTGGGTCACGTGCACGCGCACATGCTGCAGTTCTCCGGCGCGATCTGGTACCCGATGGTCTACGAGCTGCCGCAGGCGGCGAAGACCGCGTTCGGCAAGCAGAAGCGGGAGCGGCAGTTCGACCGCACCTGGCGCTACATCGACGACCTGAAGGCCGACAGCGTCTTCCCGATCGCCGGTCCGCCCTGCTTCCTCGACGACGCGCTGTGGCAGTTCAACGACATCTTCGGCGACGAGGGCAACATCTTCCCCGACCAGTCGGTCTTCCTGGCGGAGTACGCCAAGGTCGGCGGCACCAACGGCATCGTCCTGCTGCCGGGAAGCGTCGCGGAGGTCACCACCGAGGGCACGACCACCACCCACCCGGTGCCGGTCGAGGAGTTCTTCGCCGACAAGGTGGCCCACCTGGAGGAGATGCGCGAGCGCAAGCGCCCGATCATCGAGGCCGAGAAGGCGTCCTGGCGGCACCCCGAGGTCGACCTGCTCGGCGAGCTGAAGCGCCGGATCGAGCCGCTGCTGGACGAGTCGATCTACCTGGCCAAGGGGGTCGGCGGCCCGGTCCGCTTCGACCTGGTCGGCTACGACGGGGAGAGCGTCGAATCCATCGTGGTGGACTTCCCGGGCAAGGAGGTCCGGCCGTACGCGGACGAGAAGGTCCGCTACCGGTTCCGGACCGAGCGGGCGCTGGTCGAGCACCTGCTGCACATCGGCGAGGTGGACTGGGTCAACTCGCTCTTCCTCTCCTGCCGCTTCTCGGCGGCCCGGATCGGCCAGTACAACGAGTTCGTCTACGCGTTCTTCAAGTGCCTCTCGGAGGAGCGCCTCCAGTACGCCGAGGGCTGGTACGACGAGCACGAGCGGGCCGTCGACGCCGAGGACATCACGCTGGACGGCTGGGTGGTGCAGCGCCGCTGCCCGCACCTGAAGGCCGACCTGAGCCGGTTCGGCATCGTCGAGGGCGACCAGCTCACCTGCCAGCTGCACGGCTGGCGGTTCGACCTGGCCAGCGGTCGCTGCCTGACCAGCGTCGGCCACAAGATCCGCGCCCACCGCGCCGACGCCGACACCCCGGCCCCGGCCGGCGAGGCGCTGAGCTGA
- a CDS encoding PDDEXK family nuclease, with the protein MSPGNRRKDVIDRPREYAAADVPFFLRVDLRNRVAALALYELVEGEYRPLSAAAAGPTFVMKQPFEFSVDPAELLDEEAPTEEPDTGE; encoded by the coding sequence GTGTCGCCGGGCAACCGGCGGAAGGACGTGATCGATCGGCCCCGCGAGTACGCCGCTGCCGACGTCCCCTTCTTTCTCAGGGTCGACTTGCGCAACCGGGTCGCCGCGCTGGCCCTCTACGAGCTCGTGGAGGGGGAGTACCGCCCGCTCTCCGCCGCCGCGGCCGGCCCCACCTTCGTCATGAAGCAGCCGTTCGAGTTCTCGGTCGACCCGGCGGAGTTGCTCGACGAGGAGGCGCCCACGGAGGAGCCGGACACCGGGGAGTGA
- a CDS encoding DivIVA domain-containing protein has translation MASQGQRFRRKALRRGYKVDEVDAFLDRVEATLAGQPVGAPVASQEVHDVVFRVRFNGYDEWQVDLHLDRVERQLAELEERGGMAGGRGGDPRMADRLGPPMRDDRGLSPVPQPPMPPRQMPAQAGPPADRYGNRYDEPTGAFAGGYDGPRGGYDAPRGPGGPGPMGPGGQMGHGGPPSRGLPPGPGGYGQDERFDGFEAGRRGRTDMTAEIRMPERDPRDPRGRGPAGPPPLPQQGFGGGPEQGYGPGPGMSGPPPMAGPPAGGPPMVGPPMAGPPGSDLYRVDQIRRSFQVRRFGSGYDPDQVDRFFETLLGGMQGRNPMPVNPKDLDTLRFGLVPGGYFEAEVDAALKDVQDILLGR, from the coding sequence GTGGCGAGTCAGGGTCAGCGTTTCCGGCGTAAGGCGCTCCGCCGGGGATACAAGGTCGACGAGGTGGACGCCTTCCTCGACCGGGTGGAGGCGACGCTCGCCGGCCAGCCGGTCGGCGCGCCCGTGGCCTCCCAGGAGGTCCACGACGTCGTCTTCCGGGTCCGGTTCAACGGCTACGACGAGTGGCAGGTCGACCTGCACCTCGACCGGGTCGAGCGGCAGCTCGCCGAGCTGGAGGAGCGCGGCGGCATGGCCGGCGGGCGCGGTGGCGACCCGCGGATGGCGGACCGGCTCGGCCCGCCGATGCGGGACGACCGCGGCCTCTCGCCCGTGCCGCAGCCCCCGATGCCGCCCCGGCAGATGCCGGCGCAGGCCGGTCCGCCCGCCGACCGCTACGGCAACCGCTACGACGAGCCGACCGGCGCCTTCGCCGGCGGGTACGACGGCCCCCGTGGCGGCTACGACGCGCCCCGCGGCCCGGGTGGCCCCGGCCCGATGGGCCCGGGCGGCCAGATGGGGCACGGCGGCCCGCCGTCGCGCGGCCTTCCCCCGGGGCCGGGCGGCTACGGCCAGGACGAGCGGTTCGACGGGTTCGAGGCCGGCCGGCGTGGCCGTACCGACATGACCGCCGAGATCCGGATGCCCGAGCGGGACCCGCGTGACCCGCGCGGTCGCGGTCCGGCCGGCCCGCCGCCGCTGCCTCAGCAGGGCTTCGGGGGCGGCCCGGAGCAGGGCTACGGCCCGGGTCCGGGGATGTCCGGCCCGCCGCCGATGGCCGGTCCGCCGGCCGGTGGCCCGCCGATGGTGGGCCCGCCCATGGCCGGCCCGCCCGGCAGCGACCTCTACCGGGTGGACCAGATCCGCCGCAGCTTCCAGGTGCGCCGCTTCGGCAGCGGGTACGACCCGGACCAGGTCGACAGGTTCTTCGAGACCCTGCTCGGTGGCATGCAGGGCCGCAACCCGATGCCGGTGAACCCGAAGGACCTGGACACGCTGCGCTTCGGGCTGGTGCCCGGCGGCTACTTCGAGGCCGAGGTCGACGCCGCGCTCAAGGACGTCCAGGACATCCTGCTGGGCCGCTGA
- a CDS encoding M50 family metallopeptidase, producing MANLLGVALFAVFILVSVSLHEAGHMLTAKAFGMKVTRYFVGFGPTLWSFRRGETEYGVKGIPLGGFCKIVGMTPQDDDVDPADEPRAMWRYPVWKRTIVMSAGSITHFALALGALWVMAVSVGLPNPKAPTTEAAFKAEPAVIALAPCVVVENANRACQAGDPASPAGQAQLKDGDRITAVNGKPISTWGQMLDVVRATKPGTATVEYVRDGKPATATVDLAAVQRPPLGDPKGATSSVAALGVALQPSTPARIEYGPVAAVGATADFTGTMAVQTAHAMQRIPQKVPALWNAITGGERDMDTPISVVGASRLGGEFVANDAWYGFFMLFVSLNFFIGVFNLLPLLPLDGGHIAIAWFERTRSWLYARIGRPDPGRVDYLKLMPITYAVILIGGAFTLLTVTADVVNPITLFSR from the coding sequence ATGGCAAACCTGCTCGGGGTGGCGCTCTTCGCCGTGTTCATCCTCGTCTCGGTCAGCCTGCACGAGGCGGGGCACATGCTCACCGCCAAGGCCTTCGGGATGAAGGTCACCCGCTACTTCGTCGGGTTCGGCCCGACGCTGTGGTCGTTCCGGCGGGGCGAGACCGAGTACGGCGTCAAGGGCATCCCGCTCGGCGGTTTCTGCAAGATCGTCGGGATGACCCCGCAGGACGACGACGTCGACCCCGCCGACGAGCCGCGAGCCATGTGGCGCTACCCGGTGTGGAAGCGGACCATCGTGATGTCCGCCGGCTCCATCACCCACTTCGCCCTGGCCCTGGGTGCGCTCTGGGTCATGGCGGTCTCGGTCGGCCTGCCCAACCCCAAGGCCCCGACCACCGAGGCGGCCTTCAAGGCCGAGCCCGCGGTGATCGCCCTCGCCCCGTGCGTGGTGGTGGAGAACGCCAACCGCGCCTGCCAGGCCGGCGACCCGGCCAGCCCGGCCGGCCAGGCCCAGTTGAAGGACGGCGACCGGATCACCGCCGTCAACGGCAAGCCGATCTCCACCTGGGGGCAGATGCTCGACGTGGTCCGCGCCACCAAGCCCGGCACGGCGACCGTCGAGTACGTCCGCGACGGCAAGCCGGCCACCGCCACCGTCGACCTCGCCGCCGTGCAGCGCCCGCCGCTGGGTGACCCGAAGGGCGCCACCTCGTCGGTCGCCGCGCTCGGCGTCGCGCTCCAGCCCAGCACCCCGGCCCGGATCGAGTACGGCCCGGTCGCCGCGGTCGGCGCCACCGCCGACTTCACCGGCACCATGGCCGTGCAGACGGCGCACGCCATGCAGCGCATCCCGCAGAAGGTGCCCGCCCTGTGGAACGCGATCACCGGCGGCGAGCGGGACATGGACACCCCGATCAGCGTGGTCGGGGCCAGCCGGCTCGGCGGCGAGTTCGTGGCGAACGACGCCTGGTACGGCTTCTTCATGCTCTTCGTCTCGCTGAACTTCTTCATCGGCGTGTTCAACCTGCTGCCGCTGCTGCCGCTGGACGGTGGGCACATCGCCATCGCCTGGTTCGAGCGGACCCGCTCCTGGCTCTACGCCCGGATCGGCCGCCCCGACCCGGGCCGCGTCGACTACCTCAAGCTCATGCCCATCACGTACGCGGTGATCCTGATCGGTGGCGCGTTCACGCTGCTGACCGTCACCGCGGACGTCGTCAACCCGATCACGCTCTTCTCAAGGTGA
- a CDS encoding DUF2631 domain-containing protein: MAGSEPVTAPDQHKPGHRKSGRIGAVLSAAVLVVMALCGNHEGKVEDIWLIGLAAVLLAIVIGDAVLRRNGLRS, encoded by the coding sequence GTGGCAGGAAGCGAGCCGGTAACCGCGCCAGATCAGCACAAGCCCGGGCACCGCAAGTCCGGACGGATCGGGGCGGTGCTGTCGGCGGCGGTGTTGGTGGTCATGGCGCTCTGCGGCAACCACGAGGGCAAGGTCGAGGACATCTGGCTGATCGGGCTCGCCGCGGTGCTGCTGGCCATCGTGATCGGCGACGCGGTGCTGCGCCGCAACGGCCTGCGCTCCTGA
- a CDS encoding tyrosine-protein phosphatase — translation MILDWPDCRNARDLGGTRTADGRRIRPAALLRSDGHDLLTAAAVQAVRGGVSRVVDLRWARECERRPSPFAGTDLYRHAPMLNEVLDYVPPPDSYAPMLDHNRARIAAAFRVVVEAPPGGVVVHCHAGKDRTGVLVALLLAVAGVSPDSIADDYAATDGCARETMLTTLAHLDQRYGGAASYLDGAGVEPGLVRAARTRLVG, via the coding sequence GTGATTTTGGACTGGCCCGACTGCCGCAACGCCCGCGACCTGGGTGGCACCCGCACCGCTGACGGCCGCCGCATCCGCCCGGCAGCCCTGCTGCGGTCGGACGGCCACGACCTGCTGACCGCGGCTGCCGTCCAGGCCGTGCGCGGTGGCGTGAGCCGGGTCGTCGACCTGCGCTGGGCGAGGGAGTGCGAGCGGCGACCCAGCCCCTTTGCGGGTACCGACCTCTACCGCCACGCTCCGATGCTCAACGAGGTGCTGGACTACGTGCCACCACCCGACTCGTACGCCCCGATGCTGGACCACAACCGGGCGCGGATCGCTGCGGCCTTTCGGGTCGTGGTCGAGGCGCCACCAGGCGGTGTCGTCGTGCACTGTCACGCGGGCAAGGACCGCACCGGGGTGCTCGTCGCGCTCCTGCTCGCGGTGGCGGGGGTCAGCCCAGACAGCATCGCGGACGACTACGCGGCGACGGACGGCTGCGCGCGCGAGACGATGCTCACCACCCTCGCCCATCTCGACCAGCGGTACGGCGGGGCGGCGAGCTACCTCGACGGGGCGGGCGTCGAGCCGGGCCTGGTGCGGGCGGCGCGGACCCGGCTGGTGGGGTGA
- a CDS encoding phytoene desaturase family protein, giving the protein MSEASELPGRADVVVVGSGHNGLVSAILLARAGLDVLVLEAAEVIGGATRTENPFPKVPGLRHSTGSYLLGLMPPELLATLDVKIPVLRRDPHYFLPTPGGLGSPYLLFGSDAAASRRQVAEMFSPEDAAADDALQAELAQLRADLAPTWLAEPLPVAETAERYVRPALRQVFVDLVRGSVADYLARFDFRSELLVSMYAVTDGLSGLNAGPDDPGTGHNFLVHNMCRLPGSGGTWMIAQGGMGTVSRTFADAARAAGARILTGTPVTGITLDGGAASGVVLADGRQVTAEVVLGACDPYRLMGLLPDGALPAALGERMAAVRRPGTTLKLNLALTGLPHFSCLPAGAPSPFGSTIHLLPGSASLVGAGGESPMAALRGMWANVQAGRLPEEPTIEWYLHTTVDPSLSDGAGHHSSALFVQSVPYELAGTTWDAALPGYVSRLIDICERYAPGTGDLIADAVPLPPPGIEAHFGITGGHIHHVDNTVSFTDRMPYATGVDGVYAGSAGCHPAGSVIGAAGHNAAQRILSDLGR; this is encoded by the coding sequence ATGAGCGAAGCGAGTGAGCTGCCGGGCCGTGCCGACGTCGTCGTGGTCGGCTCCGGGCACAACGGGTTGGTGTCGGCGATCCTGCTGGCCCGCGCCGGGCTGGACGTGCTGGTGCTGGAGGCCGCCGAGGTGATCGGCGGGGCCACCCGCACCGAGAACCCGTTCCCCAAGGTGCCGGGGCTGCGCCACTCCACCGGCTCGTACCTGCTCGGGCTGATGCCGCCGGAGCTGCTCGCCACCCTCGACGTCAAGATCCCGGTGCTGCGCCGCGACCCGCACTACTTCCTGCCCACCCCGGGCGGGCTCGGCTCGCCGTACCTGCTCTTCGGCAGCGACGCCGCGGCCTCCCGGCGGCAGGTCGCCGAGATGTTCTCCCCCGAGGACGCGGCCGCCGACGACGCCCTCCAGGCCGAGCTGGCCCAGCTCCGGGCGGACCTGGCACCCACCTGGCTGGCCGAGCCGCTGCCGGTGGCGGAGACCGCCGAACGGTACGTCCGCCCCGCCCTGCGGCAGGTCTTCGTCGACCTGGTGCGCGGCTCGGTCGCCGACTACCTGGCCCGCTTCGACTTCCGCTCCGAGCTGCTGGTCAGCATGTACGCGGTCACCGACGGCCTCTCCGGCCTGAACGCCGGCCCGGACGACCCCGGCACCGGGCACAACTTCCTGGTGCACAACATGTGCCGGCTGCCCGGCTCGGGCGGCACCTGGATGATCGCGCAGGGCGGCATGGGCACCGTCTCCCGGACCTTCGCCGACGCCGCCCGCGCCGCCGGGGCCCGTATCCTGACCGGTACGCCGGTCACCGGGATCACCCTGGACGGCGGCGCGGCCAGCGGCGTGGTGCTCGCCGACGGGCGTCAGGTGACCGCCGAGGTGGTGCTCGGGGCCTGCGACCCGTACCGGCTGATGGGGCTGCTGCCCGACGGCGCGCTCCCGGCCGCGCTGGGCGAGCGGATGGCGGCGGTCCGCCGCCCCGGCACCACGCTCAAGCTGAACCTGGCGCTGACCGGGCTGCCCCACTTCTCCTGCCTGCCGGCGGGCGCGCCGAGCCCGTTCGGCTCCACCATCCACCTGCTCCCCGGCTCGGCGTCGCTGGTCGGCGCCGGCGGCGAGTCGCCGATGGCCGCGCTGCGCGGCATGTGGGCGAACGTGCAGGCCGGGCGGCTGCCGGAGGAGCCGACCATCGAGTGGTACCTGCACACCACGGTCGACCCGTCGCTCTCCGACGGCGCCGGGCACCACTCTTCGGCGCTGTTCGTGCAGTCCGTGCCGTACGAGCTGGCCGGCACGACCTGGGACGCGGCGCTGCCGGGCTACGTCTCCCGGTTGATCGACATCTGCGAGCGGTACGCCCCGGGCACCGGTGACCTGATCGCCGACGCGGTGCCGCTGCCCCCGCCCGGGATCGAGGCGCACTTCGGCATCACCGGCGGGCACATCCACCACGTCGACAACACCGTCTCGTTCACCGACCGGATGCCGTACGCCACCGGGGTCGACGGCGTCTACGCGGGCAGCGCCGGCTGCCACCCGGCGGGCAGCGTCATCGGCGCGGCCGGGCACAACGCCGCCCAGCGGATCCTCAGCGACCTCGGCCGCTAA
- a CDS encoding GNAT family N-acetyltransferase produces the protein MTIASTDRLLVRDWTETPADLARVYDIYSRDEVMRWLGGGKGRMTDPAEAVERVRAWRDRYEPYAGRWGIWAVEPRDAGRAAGSVLLKPLPGRDGVTFTDDVEVGWHLHPDSQGHGYATEAARAVLDREFATGTRQVYAVVMAGNEASMAVARRLGMTHLGIRTDWYGGVDLETFVLRAGQ, from the coding sequence ATGACGATCGCCTCGACGGACCGCCTGCTGGTGCGGGACTGGACCGAGACGCCGGCGGATCTGGCCCGCGTCTACGACATCTACTCGCGGGACGAGGTGATGCGCTGGCTGGGCGGGGGCAAGGGGCGGATGACCGACCCGGCCGAGGCGGTGGAGCGGGTACGCGCCTGGCGGGACCGCTACGAGCCGTACGCCGGCCGCTGGGGGATCTGGGCGGTCGAGCCGCGGGACGCCGGACGAGCGGCGGGCAGTGTCCTGCTCAAGCCGCTGCCGGGGCGGGACGGGGTGACCTTCACCGACGACGTCGAGGTCGGCTGGCACCTGCACCCCGACTCGCAGGGCCACGGCTACGCCACCGAGGCGGCCCGGGCGGTGCTGGACCGCGAGTTCGCCACCGGCACCCGGCAGGTCTACGCGGTGGTGATGGCCGGCAACGAGGCGTCCATGGCGGTGGCCCGGCGCCTCGGCATGACCCACCTCGGCATCCGCACCGACTGGTACGGCGGGGTGGACCTGGAGACCTTCGTGCTGCGCGCCGGGCAGTGA
- a CDS encoding tetratricopeptide repeat protein has translation MTRADDRELLKAAYEAWDAEDWAVAGERLERLVRRHADHRRAPVWWYDAALAHKFLGNWAKAYELGREAAARAERGTQDPAFWNLGIAATIMEDWATARDAWQGFGLSVPDGDGEIEADFGATPVRLECGEVVWARRLCPARARVLNVPTPESGRRFGEVVVHDGAPNGERTVNGQTFPVFDELLLFRASDLPTATVEVVAAAPEDIQALAALFDQHGYGAEPASGVRMICSCCSEGSVRQNTDHQVAGGQRMHVAAPADRIAGLLDAWCAGAPERRSWTGRVHG, from the coding sequence ATGACCCGCGCGGACGATCGTGAGCTGCTCAAGGCGGCGTACGAGGCGTGGGACGCGGAGGACTGGGCGGTCGCCGGGGAGCGGCTGGAACGGCTGGTGCGGCGGCACGCGGACCACCGGCGGGCCCCGGTCTGGTGGTACGACGCGGCGCTGGCCCACAAGTTCCTGGGAAACTGGGCAAAGGCGTACGAACTGGGCCGAGAGGCGGCCGCCAGGGCGGAACGCGGCACCCAGGACCCGGCATTCTGGAACCTGGGCATAGCGGCCACGATCATGGAGGACTGGGCGACGGCCCGGGACGCCTGGCAGGGCTTCGGCCTGAGCGTCCCCGACGGCGACGGCGAGATCGAGGCGGACTTCGGGGCCACCCCGGTGCGACTGGAGTGCGGCGAGGTGGTCTGGGCGCGTCGGCTCTGCCCCGCCCGGGCGCGGGTGCTGAACGTGCCGACGCCCGAGTCCGGCCGGCGGTTCGGTGAGGTCGTGGTGCACGACGGCGCCCCGAACGGCGAGCGGACGGTCAACGGGCAGACCTTTCCGGTCTTCGACGAGCTGCTGCTGTTCCGGGCGTCGGACCTGCCGACCGCCACCGTGGAGGTGGTCGCCGCCGCGCCGGAGGACATCCAGGCCCTGGCGGCGCTCTTCGACCAGCACGGGTACGGGGCGGAGCCGGCCAGCGGCGTCCGGATGATCTGCTCCTGCTGCAGCGAGGGCAGCGTCCGGCAGAACACCGACCACCAGGTCGCCGGCGGGCAGCGGATGCACGTCGCCGCGCCGGCCGACCGGATCGCCGGGCTGCTGGACGCCTGGTGCGCCGGCGCCCCGGAGCGGCGGAGCTGGACCGGACGGGTCCACGGCTGA
- the dxr gene encoding 1-deoxy-D-xylulose-5-phosphate reductoisomerase: MTSPRELVLLGSTGSIGTQAIDIVKRNPDRFRVVALGAGGGNVTLLAAQALELGVEVVGVAKASAAQDLQLAFYAEASRRGWATGDFKLPKIVAGPDAMTELAGWPCDVVLNGVVGSLGLAPTLAALRAGRTLALANKESLVAGGPLVKAAVRRPGQIVPVDSEHSALAQCLRGGSRGEVRRLVVTASGGPFRGRRRDELTQVTPEQALAHPTWNMGPVVTINSATMVNKALEVIEAHELFDVPYADIEVMVHPQSVIHSMVEFTDGSTLAQASPPDMRLPIALGLGWPDRVPGAAAAVDWTKAHTWEFFPLDDAAFPAVALAKAAGEAGRCRPAIYNAANEECVAAFVAGRLPFLGIVDTLQRVLEDAPDFAEPGTVEDVLAAESWARAHAQEIIVGSGEGA; encoded by the coding sequence GTGACGTCTCCCCGCGAACTCGTCCTGCTCGGCTCGACCGGCTCGATCGGTACCCAGGCCATCGACATCGTCAAGCGCAACCCCGACCGGTTCCGGGTGGTGGCCCTCGGGGCCGGCGGCGGCAACGTGACGCTGCTCGCCGCCCAGGCCCTGGAGCTGGGCGTCGAGGTGGTCGGCGTGGCGAAGGCGTCCGCCGCCCAGGACCTCCAGCTCGCGTTCTACGCCGAGGCGAGCCGGCGGGGCTGGGCCACCGGCGACTTCAAGCTGCCCAAGATCGTGGCCGGGCCGGACGCGATGACCGAGCTGGCCGGATGGCCCTGTGACGTGGTGCTCAACGGGGTGGTCGGCTCGCTCGGGCTGGCGCCGACCCTGGCCGCGCTGCGCGCCGGCCGTACCCTCGCCCTGGCCAACAAGGAGTCGCTGGTGGCCGGCGGCCCCCTGGTGAAGGCCGCGGTGCGACGGCCGGGGCAGATCGTTCCCGTTGACTCGGAGCACTCGGCGCTGGCGCAGTGCCTGCGCGGCGGCAGCCGGGGCGAGGTGCGCCGCCTGGTGGTCACCGCGAGCGGCGGGCCGTTCCGGGGCCGGCGGCGGGACGAGTTGACGCAGGTCACGCCGGAGCAGGCGCTGGCCCACCCCACCTGGAACATGGGCCCCGTCGTCACGATCAACTCCGCCACTATGGTCAACAAGGCCCTGGAGGTGATCGAGGCGCACGAGCTTTTCGACGTCCCGTACGCGGACATCGAGGTGATGGTCCACCCGCAGTCGGTGATCCACTCGATGGTCGAGTTCACCGACGGCTCCACCCTCGCCCAGGCCAGCCCGCCGGACATGCGGCTGCCCATCGCGCTCGGCCTCGGTTGGCCCGACCGGGTGCCCGGGGCCGCCGCCGCGGTGGACTGGACGAAGGCCCACACCTGGGAGTTCTTCCCGCTCGACGACGCGGCCTTCCCGGCGGTCGCCCTGGCCAAGGCGGCCGGCGAGGCGGGGCGGTGCCGGCCGGCGATCTACAACGCGGCGAACGAGGAGTGCGTGGCCGCGTTCGTCGCCGGGCGGCTGCCCTTCCTCGGCATCGTCGACACCCTCCAGCGCGTCCTGGAGGACGCTCCCGACTTCGCCGAACCAGGTACCGTCGAGGACGTGCTCGCCGCTGAGTCGTGGGCACGGGCGCATGCCCAGGAGATCATCGTCGGGTCGGGGGAAGGAGCCTGA